A stretch of Triticum aestivum cultivar Chinese Spring chromosome 1D, IWGSC CS RefSeq v2.1, whole genome shotgun sequence DNA encodes these proteins:
- the LOC123181111 gene encoding uncharacterized protein yields the protein MADRLVLLVLVVAAASLTVASPVAAARPCNTLFISSHSANANPSNDPDHRSPLTTTVVTVFRIRRFGPHFLRTQGHAHPHLNHHHRHHLHSIPANIQIRRPELPELPHSAAGVAASIQERVKDILVVLVGILFGLGCGALTAASMYLVWSVIAGPGASSHYDELYGDEASDSESPKKVGYVIIPGVEAYDGGKN from the coding sequence ATGGCCGACCGCCTCGTCCTGCTCGTTCTCGTCGTTGCCGCCGcatccctcaccgtagcctccccAGTCGCCGCCGCGCGTCCCTGCAACACCCTCTTCATCTCCTCCCACTCGGCCAACGCTAACCCCAGCAACGACCCCGACCACCGCTCCCCCCTCACCACGACGGTCGTCACCGTCTTCCGCATCCGCCGCTTCGGCCCCCACTTCCTCCGCACCCAAGGCCACGCGCACCCCCACctcaaccaccaccaccgccaccacctacACTCCATCCCCGCCAACATCCAGATCCGCCGCCCTGAGCTCCCAGAGCTTCCCCACTCCGCGGCCGGCGTTGCCGCGAGCATCCAGGAGCGCGTTAAGGACATCCTCGTGGTCCTCGTCGGGATCCTCTTCGGTCTCGGCTGCGGCGCCCTCACCGCTGCCTCCATGTACCTCGTGTGGTCCGTAATCGCCGGCCCCGGCGCGTCCTCCCACTACGACGAGCTCTACGGCGACGAGGCGTCCGACTCCGAGAGCCCCAAGAAGGTTGGCTATGTCATCATCCCCGGCGTCGAGGCCTACGACGGTGGTAAGAACTAG